One Sphingobacteruim zhuxiongii DNA window includes the following coding sequences:
- a CDS encoding HIT family protein — protein sequence MSTIFSKIVAGEVPAYKVAESNDYLAFLDVNPLTEGHVLVIPKKETDYIFDIDDEDYMGMWVFAKIVAQGIKKAFPCKKVGVAVVGLEVAHAHIHLIPLNQVQDMNFERPKLTLDKELMESIAENIREAISAITNP from the coding sequence ATGTCTACAATATTTTCTAAGATAGTTGCTGGAGAGGTGCCAGCCTACAAAGTAGCCGAAAGCAATGATTATTTAGCATTCTTAGATGTAAATCCATTAACAGAAGGTCACGTATTAGTAATCCCTAAAAAGGAGACAGATTATATTTTCGACATCGATGATGAAGATTATATGGGTATGTGGGTTTTTGCGAAAATCGTTGCACAAGGTATTAAAAAAGCATTTCCATGTAAGAAAGTCGGTGTTGCTGTTGTAGGCTTAGAAGTAGCACATGCCCACATTCACTTGATTCCATTGAATCAGGTACAGGATATGAATTTTGAAAGACCAAAATTGACATTGGATAAGGAATTGATGGAGTCAATTGCGGAGAATATTCGCGAGGCTATTTCTGCTATTACAAATCCATAA
- the greA gene encoding transcription elongation factor GreA, with protein sequence MAEVTYYTEEGLTKLKEELQYLKTEGRANIAKAIAEARDKGDLSENAEYDAAKEAQGLHEAKIAKLEEVLASARIIDESNLDTSKVLALSFVKIKNKKNGAVMTYQLVSETEADLKAGKISVKSPIAQGLLGLQVGDVATVAVPAGEMELEVLEISR encoded by the coding sequence ATGGCAGAAGTAACTTATTACACTGAAGAGGGTCTGACTAAATTGAAGGAAGAACTTCAATACCTGAAAACAGAAGGACGTGCAAATATAGCTAAAGCTATTGCAGAGGCAAGAGATAAAGGCGATCTTTCGGAAAACGCAGAATACGATGCGGCGAAAGAAGCGCAAGGTCTTCACGAAGCAAAGATTGCAAAATTAGAGGAGGTATTAGCATCGGCACGGATCATCGATGAGTCGAACTTGGATACTTCCAAAGTGTTAGCATTATCTTTCGTAAAGATTAAGAATAAAAAGAATGGAGCCGTTATGACCTATCAATTAGTGTCAGAGACGGAGGCCGATTTGAAAGCAGGGAAGATTTCTGTTAAATCGCCTATTGCTCAAGGTCTTTTAGGCTTACAAGTTGGTGATGTAGCGACAGTTGCAGTCCCGGCGGGTGAGATGGAATTAGAAGTCCTAGAGATCTCTAGATAA
- a CDS encoding response regulator transcription factor, with amino-acid sequence MNKEITIAVVEDDDNLRFLVSHRLQTENYNVIQCSDGLEAEKLILSSSPDIVLLDWMLPGKEGIEVCEGIRKAGFENIIIMMTAKSQDIDKIDAYSYGVTDYITKPFNMDVLVAMIENKVRFFVPKVQNEVYYFGDTEHHPNVHSLIRDGKKIELTILENRILLHFLQNKGKDITREELMEVVWGYSSNVNTRTLDMHVVRLRKKIETNPDKPYYLQTVRGLGYRFISEEEEEEAAS; translated from the coding sequence ATGAACAAAGAGATAACTATTGCAGTTGTAGAGGACGATGATAACTTACGTTTCCTTGTAAGCCATAGACTTCAAACCGAAAATTATAATGTCATTCAGTGTAGCGACGGATTAGAAGCTGAAAAGCTGATTCTATCCTCCTCACCAGATATTGTTCTTTTGGATTGGATGTTGCCTGGGAAAGAAGGTATCGAAGTTTGCGAAGGCATCCGCAAAGCGGGTTTCGAAAATATTATTATCATGATGACTGCGAAGTCTCAAGATATTGATAAGATTGACGCTTACAGCTATGGAGTAACAGATTATATCACCAAACCGTTTAATATGGACGTCTTGGTTGCTATGATCGAGAATAAGGTTCGTTTCTTCGTGCCGAAGGTGCAAAATGAGGTTTACTATTTCGGTGATACGGAACACCATCCGAATGTACACTCGTTGATTCGAGATGGTAAGAAAATTGAATTGACAATTTTGGAGAATAGAATTTTACTCCATTTTCTGCAAAATAAAGGTAAAGATATCACACGTGAAGAGTTGATGGAGGTTGTTTGGGGATATAGCTCCAATGTCAATACCAGGACTTTAGATATGCACGTTGTTCGTCTTCGCAAGAAGATAGAAACGAATCCCGATAAGCCATATTATCTTCAAACTGTTCGAGGTTTGGGGTATCGCTTCATCAGTGAAGAAGAGGAAGAAGAAGCGGCTTCATAA
- a CDS encoding sensor histidine kinase: MIKKTSKYRKNLGLLVAFVAFLTILYIIAVFLARVMMSNYVESEFYNRKVDVFDATLKPFNNFFNNSISEVSNYQGYLDSVHAVTYSEKILRKNAFVDEVVFYDVLFTNQNSAARGVRFQNLLIFPQSIYSFKLDNQNKLLRNRIDATVNRPTSDDFNNMAIKMVNFLDVLDDSTSLTENDIYRIFYNTVPGKVTYLNIPRVNTLRAYKTLMEDTITTAVAYDQDLFVYKINPAKIKIENVQPRLFEKISVLAIADPNLTEEEGYIRTEMALPGALSEYKLQFDSSEQFLRGEINRQFFPVVLGVSLLYAILLLIVYLIYRNIAINSRLFQLQYDFINNLTHEFKTPVSVIKIAGNNIKSAEKISDQERHMYGKILDQEADKLNNLMNKLLSFTQIENKSLKFKGEYVDLNSFCEEIFEATRIKYPDLNLTSKIDVDSNIYTDPILLNSVFQNLIDNAYKYSEVSRKFVDIRVEQNKKNFVIQFSDQGIGINKHELKNIFKKFYRVKNQFNQSGSVGLGLAFCKEITEFMGGEIKVSSIEGEGTVFTLIFPR, translated from the coding sequence ATGATCAAAAAAACGAGTAAATACCGGAAGAATTTAGGCTTGTTGGTAGCCTTCGTAGCCTTTTTAACAATCCTTTATATTATTGCTGTTTTCTTGGCGCGAGTCATGATGTCGAACTATGTAGAGTCTGAATTCTATAATCGAAAGGTCGATGTATTTGATGCGACACTAAAGCCTTTTAATAACTTTTTTAACAATAGTATTTCCGAAGTTTCGAATTATCAAGGATATTTAGATTCGGTGCATGCGGTCACTTATTCGGAAAAGATATTACGAAAGAATGCTTTTGTGGATGAAGTTGTTTTCTATGACGTACTATTCACTAATCAAAATAGTGCAGCGCGAGGGGTTCGGTTTCAAAACTTATTGATTTTTCCGCAGTCTATTTATTCATTTAAACTTGATAATCAGAATAAATTACTGCGTAATCGAATCGATGCTACAGTGAATCGACCGACATCGGACGATTTCAATAATATGGCCATTAAGATGGTGAACTTTCTGGATGTCTTAGATGATTCTACATCTTTAACGGAAAATGACATCTATCGTATATTTTATAATACAGTCCCTGGAAAAGTTACTTATCTCAACATTCCTCGTGTAAATACCTTACGTGCTTATAAAACACTAATGGAAGACACGATTACGACGGCTGTTGCTTACGATCAGGATTTATTTGTTTACAAGATAAATCCGGCAAAAATTAAGATTGAGAACGTTCAGCCACGATTATTCGAGAAGATTAGTGTTCTTGCGATTGCTGATCCCAACCTAACGGAAGAAGAGGGTTACATCCGTACCGAGATGGCATTACCTGGGGCTTTATCAGAATATAAGTTGCAATTTGATTCATCGGAACAGTTCTTGCGTGGAGAGATTAACAGACAGTTCTTTCCCGTAGTGTTAGGCGTATCTTTATTGTATGCTATTTTGTTGTTGATAGTTTATTTAATTTATCGGAATATCGCGATCAATAGTCGCTTATTTCAATTACAGTATGACTTTATCAACAACTTGACTCATGAGTTTAAGACACCAGTGAGTGTCATTAAGATTGCTGGAAATAACATCAAGAGTGCCGAAAAGATATCTGATCAAGAAAGACACATGTATGGTAAGATACTTGATCAAGAAGCTGATAAGCTAAATAATTTGATGAATAAATTGCTGTCATTCACGCAGATAGAAAATAAGTCTCTAAAATTTAAGGGAGAATACGTGGATTTGAACAGTTTTTGCGAGGAGATATTTGAGGCAACACGGATTAAGTATCCTGATTTGAACCTAACATCGAAAATAGATGTGGACAGTAATATATATACCGATCCCATCTTATTAAATTCGGTGTTTCAGAACTTGATTGATAATGCCTATAAATATTCCGAAGTTTCGAGAAAATTTGTTGATATTCGTGTAGAACAAAATAAAAAGAATTTTGTGATTCAGTTTTCCGATCAAGGAATTGGAATCAACAAGCATGAACTTAAAAATATATTTAAGAAATTTTATAGAGTAAAAAACCAGTTTAATCAAAGCGGAAGCGTAGGATTAGGATTGGCATTTTGTAAAGAGATTACTGAATTTATGGGCGGAGAAATTAAAGTAAGTAGCATTGAAGGTGAAGGAACCGTATTTACGTTAATATTTCCACGATAA
- a CDS encoding S9 family peptidase yields MDFRFLVLIVSVFMLAGSCKPQSKRDKVIPIEDFFVKPDKNNFRLSPDGSKIAYLGVHDHCKNIFVLDLIQPDSSKQLTYQSSLNVQGFFWADDQQIIFSNTQSMTDSLRLFRINVHTEERHPLVETDDVKLRWIGPLRSNNGSLVVGMNKRDSSLFDLYRVYLDGRPNQLIYTNPGNVVNWIGSPDGVVRLALTSDSVQESILYRASETEPFREVMKNDFETTFIPMGFKKGSKELIYALSNDKRDKLAMVEFDAAKGNETQKLYENKLGDLNIEGYSSNLQELLYTSSFVDRNKKSIINSSYKEAYDYLKTKFPEMEVDFFDSDTSLNGYIFRVYSDVHPGEIYYFNKSNKVLKLLSEDNPKLKDLSLNAMEEVSYLSRDNKTIHAFITYPKSGRKNCPVVVLVHDGPNRRNEWGFDSEVQFLTNRGYAVFQVNYRGSMGYGKEFWTAGFKEWGGKIQSDISDGVAWLIHQGIADKDRIAIMGAGFGGYSALYASVFNNLYRCAISSSGYSNLFTYFREIPSHMKHYVQLYYRIIGNPEKESELFQAISPIFHADKVRIPILYFQGGKDKYTSVTDANQFVSKLKSNQVPVRYIFKKDEGKRFRNEENVVEYYQEIERFLAENLK; encoded by the coding sequence ATGGATTTTAGATTTTTGGTTCTTATTGTAAGTGTTTTTATGCTGGCAGGTTCCTGCAAGCCGCAAAGCAAGCGCGATAAGGTTATTCCGATAGAAGACTTCTTTGTAAAACCTGATAAGAATAATTTCCGTTTGTCTCCAGACGGAAGTAAAATCGCATACTTAGGCGTTCATGATCATTGTAAGAACATCTTCGTTCTCGATTTAATCCAACCCGACTCCTCCAAACAACTGACCTATCAATCTAGTCTGAATGTTCAAGGGTTCTTTTGGGCGGATGATCAACAAATTATTTTCTCGAATACACAGTCCATGACTGACAGCTTACGTTTGTTTCGGATCAATGTTCATACCGAAGAGCGACATCCCCTTGTAGAAACAGATGATGTAAAATTACGGTGGATTGGGCCTTTGCGTAGTAATAATGGGAGTTTGGTTGTAGGTATGAACAAGCGGGATTCTTCGCTGTTTGACTTGTATCGAGTTTATCTTGATGGGCGTCCAAATCAGCTTATCTATACAAACCCCGGGAATGTAGTGAATTGGATTGGATCTCCTGACGGTGTTGTGCGTTTAGCTTTAACGAGCGATAGTGTGCAGGAATCTATTTTGTACCGAGCATCTGAAACAGAACCTTTCCGTGAAGTGATGAAAAACGACTTTGAAACTACCTTTATTCCGATGGGATTTAAAAAAGGGTCAAAAGAGTTGATATATGCACTTTCTAATGATAAACGCGATAAACTTGCTATGGTTGAGTTTGACGCGGCTAAAGGCAATGAAACGCAGAAATTATATGAAAATAAGCTGGGAGACCTAAACATTGAGGGATACTCCAGCAATTTGCAGGAGCTACTTTATACAAGTTCCTTCGTCGATAGAAATAAAAAATCCATTATAAATTCTTCATACAAAGAAGCATACGATTATCTAAAGACTAAGTTTCCAGAAATGGAAGTTGATTTTTTCGATAGTGATACATCGTTGAACGGCTATATTTTTCGCGTTTACAGTGATGTTCATCCCGGCGAAATATATTATTTCAACAAATCTAATAAAGTGTTGAAATTGCTTTCTGAAGATAATCCAAAGTTGAAAGATCTTAGTCTGAACGCTATGGAGGAGGTAAGTTACCTCTCAAGAGATAACAAAACCATCCATGCCTTTATTACTTACCCCAAGTCAGGAAGGAAGAATTGTCCGGTAGTTGTTCTGGTTCATGACGGCCCTAATCGGAGGAATGAATGGGGCTTTGATTCGGAAGTTCAATTTTTGACGAACCGCGGCTATGCTGTATTTCAAGTCAATTATAGAGGGTCGATGGGATATGGGAAGGAGTTTTGGACTGCAGGATTCAAGGAGTGGGGCGGGAAGATTCAATCTGATATCTCCGATGGCGTTGCTTGGTTAATCCATCAAGGAATTGCAGATAAAGATCGTATCGCTATTATGGGTGCGGGATTCGGTGGATACTCGGCATTGTATGCTTCGGTCTTTAACAATTTGTATCGTTGCGCCATTTCTTCTTCGGGCTATAGTAATTTATTTACTTATTTCCGAGAAATTCCTTCGCATATGAAGCACTATGTTCAGCTTTATTATCGAATTATTGGAAATCCGGAAAAGGAATCTGAATTGTTTCAAGCAATCTCTCCGATATTTCATGCGGATAAAGTACGTATCCCTATCTTGTATTTCCAAGGGGGTAAAGATAAATACACGTCGGTGACCGATGCGAATCAATTTGTGAGTAAATTGAAATCTAATCAAGTCCCAGTGCGCTACATCTTTAAAAAAGATGAAGGAAAGCGATTTAGAAATGAGGAAAATGTAGTAGAATACTACCAAGAGATTGAACGGTTTTTAGCTGAGAATTTGAAATAG
- a CDS encoding DUF4286 family protein, which yields MFLYNVSIIIEDSVHQSLFDWIKQELLSNAHPNLKLLKMLYSPHEGQTYCLQIMLEDEEAIESIKNGIIQDLQEHIVVNFREKAFIFDSVMQYIPHQ from the coding sequence ATGTTTTTATATAATGTTTCTATAATCATTGAAGATTCTGTACACCAATCACTATTTGACTGGATCAAACAAGAACTACTATCTAACGCTCACCCCAATCTTAAATTGCTAAAGATGCTCTATTCTCCGCATGAAGGACAGACTTATTGTTTGCAAATCATGTTGGAAGACGAAGAAGCAATTGAAAGCATTAAGAACGGAATCATTCAAGACCTACAGGAACATATCGTGGTTAACTTCAGAGAGAAGGCATTCATATTTGACAGCGTGATGCAATATATCCCACATCAATAA
- a CDS encoding DUF983 domain-containing protein codes for MSVSKIQAVISSKCPRCRTGKMFTGTAYGLSRQKMHDHCPHCGFKFEIEPGYFYAAMYVSYALSVGEVLCMALLTAMITKSESPWMYIGVLFTTILIFAPFNYRYSRLILLHYLSPKVSYNPKYAALKK; via the coding sequence ATGTCGGTTTCGAAAATTCAAGCTGTTATTTCGTCAAAATGTCCCCGTTGTAGAACAGGAAAGATGTTCACCGGGACGGCTTATGGACTTTCACGTCAGAAAATGCACGATCATTGTCCGCATTGCGGGTTTAAATTCGAAATTGAACCGGGCTATTTCTATGCGGCTATGTATGTGAGCTATGCACTTTCCGTTGGTGAGGTGCTCTGCATGGCCTTGTTGACGGCCATGATCACGAAAAGCGAATCTCCTTGGATGTACATTGGCGTGTTGTTTACGACCATACTTATTTTCGCACCATTCAATTATCGGTATTCGAGGCTTATACTTTTACATTATTTATCACCTAAGGTATCCTACAATCCGAAATACGCAGCGTTAAAAAAGTAA